From a region of the Alnus glutinosa chromosome 1, dhAlnGlut1.1, whole genome shotgun sequence genome:
- the LOC133863476 gene encoding uncharacterized protein LOC133863476, translating into MAGVGGRNRWWIIAVVIVLVGTARELSKRYGWDKEGGMKALREWSDRMGVWAIPAYIGVHTLTLALCLPYAVFFEAAASLIFGFFPAVVCVFSAKVLAASLSFWIGRLVFKSSSSAMEWAQRNKYFHLLSKGVERDGWKFVLLARFSPIPSYVINYALAATKVGFIVDFLLPTIIGCLPMILQNTSIGSLAGAAVASASGSQKSQVWSYLFPVIGIASSFLISLRIRKYSADISAAEASNSEHVHDCNKDIDSSQILSNGQGSKIPKKNQ; encoded by the exons ATGGCGGGTGTTGGTGGAAGAAATAGATGGTGGATCATAGCGGTGGTTATCGTACTAGTAGGAACAGCGAGGGAGCTGAGTAAGCGCTACGGATGGGACAAAGAAGGGGGAATGAAGGCATTGAGGGAATGGTCGGATCGGATGGGGGTGTGGGCCATCCCGGCCTACATTGGGGTCCACACCCTCACGCTGGCCCTCTGCTTGCCCTACGCCGTCTTCTTCGAGGCCGCCGCGTCTCTCATCTTCGGCTTCTTCCCGGCAGTTGTCTGCGTCTTCTCCGCAAAGGTGCTGGCTGCTTCCCTCTCCTTCTGGATCGGCAG GTTAGTATTCAAGAGTTCAAGTTCAGCGATGGAGTGGGCCCAGAGAAACAAATACTTCCATCTCCTTTCCAAAGGAGTTGAGCGTGATGGTTGgaaatttgttcttcttgctcGCTTCTCACCCATACCCTCCTATGTCATAAATTACGCCCTTGCTGCGACCAAAGTTGGGTTCATAGTGGATTTTCTGCTGCCAACAATTATTGGATGCCTGCCAATGATCTTGCAGAACACGTCCATTGGCAGCCTCGCTGGTGCTGCTGTTGCTTCAGCATCTGGTTCTCAGAAATCTCAGGTTTGGTCATACCTTTTCCCTGTAATTGGGATCGCATCAAGCTTTCTAATCTCCTTGAGAATCAGAAAGTACTCTGCTGATATCTCAGCGGCTGAAGCATCTAACAGTGAGCATGTTCATGACTGTAATAAAGACATTGATTCATCCCAAATCTTGTCCAATGGACAAGGAAGCAAGATCCCGAAAAAGAATCAATAA